The nucleotide window TAGCTAATAACGACATGCAAATTAAACCAATTGGACCCGGACCAGACAATAAGACAATATCGCCACTTTTAATATCTGTTAGCTCCTCAATTGCTTGTACAGCACAAGCTAAAGGCTCTGCTAAAGCACCTTCTTGCAAGGATACGTGCTTAGGTAGTTTATAAACTGCATCTTCCTTAATAGAAAGATATTTTGTAAAACTACCATCTACTCCATGTCCCATTCCTCGGCGTGTCTCACAAAACATGTAATAGCCTGTTTTACAATGAATACATTTACCACAAGTACGCTCTGTTGAGCCAAGCACTGTGACACGATCTCCTATTTTTAAGTTTTGAACATCTTTTCCTGTTTCGACGATGACACCTGAGCATTCATGCCCAAGTATAACAGGTGGGTAGTTTTTAAATGTATCATGATAAATATGCAAATCTGTTCCGCAAATACCTGTATAAGCAATTTCGACTTTTACTTCATGTTCATGACAAGTCGGTTCTTCTACTGTTCCAACCTCGATATTGCCTACGCCGCCTTTCGTTTTTAACAGTGC belongs to Lysinibacillus louembei and includes:
- a CDS encoding zinc-dependent alcohol dehydrogenase, yielding MQALLKTKGGVGNIEVGTVEEPTCHEHEVKVEIAYTGICGTDLHIYHDTFKNYPPVILGHECSGVIVETGKDVQNLKIGDRVTVLGSTERTCGKCIHCKTGYYMFCETRRGMGHGVDGSFTKYLSIKEDAVYKLPKHVSLQEGALAEPLACAVQAIEELTDIKSGDIVLLSGPGPIGLICMSLLAIKGCKVLVSGTDVDAQRLEIAKELGAARVINVQQENLANIVAEETNNQGVDITIDCTGAPMAISSCLEQVKKRGQHIQVGIVGKAFTLDFDTILYKQLQVYGSLAHSITTWERVMKIYDQNQINLKPIITHVMNLNDWQKAFQLCEEKQCGKVLIQYDESTNLE